The [Clostridium] scindens ATCC 35704 nucleotide sequence AATGATGATTGCAGATAAGATCAAACAATTGAGAACATCACGGGATATGACCCAGAGCGATCTGGCCAAAAAACTGAATATAACCAGAAGCAGCGTCAATGCATGGGAAATGGGACTGTCTACCCCTTCCACCGCTTATCTGGTGGAACTTTCACAGCTGTTCCACGTCTCAACCGATTACTTATTAGGGCTTTCCGGCAATGCTACCTTGGATATCTCGAACCTATCGGAAAAAGAAGTTCAGATTGTCTACGACCTGGTACAGTACTTCCGAGACAAGAAATAAAGGGTTGTCGGTTAATACCGATTTTTAGTTCCTAAATTTCAAAATAAGAATCCCCCATAGAATTCAGTGTTTCTCAGCACTTGATATTCTGCGGGAGATTCTTTCAGAAAACACTTCTCTATGATCACTTTGAGAATCTTCTCTTTGCATACTCAGACTTTTTTAGAACCACGGGAGCGCCTGCATAACAACAGTCACCACAATCGTACAAACATCGTGCTGCTTCCATAACAGATATCAAATCCGGCAAATGTGGAATGTTTCAGTGCGAGAATCCTGCCACAAATCCTCCAAGAATAATTCCCACACTGGCAAATATACTCGCATAAAACTGTGCTTCTGTGAAGTTCATGAAAAACCATGCAATCTGTTTTGGCACAGAATCTAATATTCCACTAACCAAGTTTTTATAATCAAACGTCTGATTGAGCCCGCTCAATGCAGTTAAGCCAAAATGGAATCCAAGGCCTATCACGATACTGATTGCGAATCCTGCAAGAGATCCTGTCATCCTGTTCTTCCCCTGTAATTTTACTGTCTCACCCATTTTTGCCTCCTATAAATAACATTCTTCCATGTAGTTACTGTAAAGCGTCGCATGTAATCTCTGCCGGACGCCCGGAACGCTGGATATCAAAAAGAGCTGCGTCAACACCACCTTGCTTATATTTAGAGATGCACAGACGTACTGTTGCTGACTGCAAGTTTCTCAGCAATTTCAATAAAGGTCATACCATCTGTTGTCTTCCTCTGACAGGGCAAGATATGTTCTCTTCATAGTATTCATCCTTTCTTAGATAACACTATTTTGCCACACATTATCCAAAAAAGA carries:
- a CDS encoding helix-turn-helix transcriptional regulator, whose product is MMIADKIKQLRTSRDMTQSDLAKKLNITRSSVNAWEMGLSTPSTAYLVELSQLFHVSTDYLLGLSGNATLDISNLSEKEVQIVYDLVQYFRDKK